The sequence AAGACATCCCACATTTTGTCAATATCTATCAACGTATCATTTCCCTCAGGATAATCTTCTACTAAGTCAAGCAAATCCTCTTCTTGACAAGAATACCGCTTTATTTGGCTTAATTCATTGTCAGATAGATATTGATAATTAGCAATCATTCCCATAATGTTTCCTCCTATTAGTCCCCTTTCTTGAAAAAGGCAAGAAATCTACTGTTTTTGGATACTTCTCCTTATTTCTCATTCTCATCTTCTGTCACTTCCCAGACTTCTGACTGATAACCCTCACCATCTATATCATAGCGCTGCATATAGCCTAAAAATCTTTCTTTTTTATTTGACTTACGAGGCTTGAGAATGTTTACAGCCCAGAATCCGATAAGAATAATAACTAAAAGCGCTATTACAGTCTCCATATTGCTTCTCCTTTGCCTATCTTAATATCCTTCAACCCATTTTTCATTGTCCATGATGAAAGGCTTAGCAAGTCCGTCACCTGTATAATCCGCATACTTTGTAGCTAAATACTTGTAACAATCCTCTTTACTCGCAAACTTAATAGCTTGATAGGGCTCTTCAAAAGTCAGTTTCTCTACAAATAAGAAACCCTCCTCAGCTGGCACTAAAACACCAACATGCCCGACAAAAAGATACTCTCCATCCAAATTGTCATGCAATACAACAGACAACATTCGAGCTTTATCATTGAATTGAAACTGAGAGAAGAATTTCTCCATCTTCTGCGCGTGAACTTTTACATCCGTCGTTGCTTCCGTCTCCACTCTAGAAAATAGAATATCAAACTCTTCCTTATCTTTCGCATCAAATACTTTTCCCTTATCGATAGCATCGTTATCCACAAAAAGCAGCTGATCATTCTTTTCAAGTTTTGGAATGGTGACCGAATTTTTTAAGAGCGCATAGCTATTGATGCGACAGTTGGTCCCAACAAAGTCACCCTTTTTTTGATTCCAGAGATTGCTGATTTTCTCTACGTCGTATTCTGTCTTCGTAAAAGAGGTAAAATCCCCACTTAAACCAGTGGAGCCGACAGTCACATTATAGTCTGTAACAAGATTGAAAAATGCCTCAACACTATTTGGATCCAAGTGAGCTGATAAGAGAGATTTGACCTCTTCGGAACTTACCTGACTGTTTAAATTGGTATATGAAGCCGTCCAAGGAACTTTATCTGAACTGGTCTGTGTCTGATTTGTAGCTTCAGTGCTCGTATTATTTTGCTGACAAGCAGCCAAACCAAGAAATAAGGGCAAACACAGTCCCAAGGCTACTACTTTTCTCGATCGTTTCATGAAATTTCCTTTCTAAAGCACAAGTCCCTATTTTTCTTTAAACACTCTTCACTAATCCCTCATCCGGTAATCCGTGACTTAGCTTTATTATACTACATAAGTCAAAAAAAGACTGCACGAATCACCCATTCATTACAGCCTTTTTAATCCTATTTTTTATTGAATCACAAAACCTTTAGGCAATATCACCAGTTGCTGCTCCAATACTTGGCAATGACTTGCTAGAGCTACAACATCACTATCTACAAGATAATTTTCAGTTGATTGGTTAAAAACAGCTTGGATTTTTTGTCCATCATAATCCCATGCCAGAGATACCACATCTGGCTTGATTTCTTTCAGTCTATAGGTCCCGTT comes from Streptococcus oralis and encodes:
- a CDS encoding DUF4300 family protein is translated as MKRSRKVVALGLCLPLFLGLAACQQNNTSTEATNQTQTSSDKVPWTASYTNLNSQVSSEEVKSLLSAHLDPNSVEAFFNLVTDYNVTVGSTGLSGDFTSFTKTEYDVEKISNLWNQKKGDFVGTNCRINSYALLKNSVTIPKLEKNDQLLFVDNDAIDKGKVFDAKDKEEFDILFSRVETEATTDVKVHAQKMEKFFSQFQFNDKARMLSVVLHDNLDGEYLFVGHVGVLVPAEEGFLFVEKLTFEEPYQAIKFASKEDCYKYLATKYADYTGDGLAKPFIMDNEKWVEGY